The Pukyongia salina genome segment AGTATCGAATTAACGCCAAGAAAAAATAACCACTAAAACGCATGGCCTGGATACCGGGCCATGCTTAAAATTAAAAGTCATGAAAAATTTATTTTATATAGCATTATTCCTACCTCTTGGGCTTTTCGCACAAGACCCTACCATTTATGGAATAGAACCTGCACCCAACCAGGAAATAGCCTATAGTGGCGATCTTTCCCAGGGCGTATTTCTGGACGATCTATCCTGGGCCTGGAATAGTAGCAATGCCTGCTTTCCGGAGACACAAAAGCAAAAATTTACCGGAAAGCACCTGTTCTTTACTGGAATTATACCAAAGTATAGTGAAATGACAGTTACCGTTGTTCCAACCGATCCCACACAGAATTTTAGTGTGTATGCGTACGAGATAGGAGCCAATAGCAATGATCTGGTTCCTAATTTGCCAAGATGTATCCGTTGTGAAGCAGATCACTTTCGGGAACGAAACTTCGCTGGACGTGCTCCACAGGACCACACTCGCACAGTGAGTAACCTGGTAGCCATCAATACTCCTTATCGTGTAGTAATAGGCGTAACGGGGGCAGATGGGCTTGAAGAAGGTGAATTTACCCTGGTAGTGAACACTAAATCACGATAGAAGAGTTTAAAAATTTATATCTTTTATGTATGCTATCCACTAACCAACTCTTTTTTGTGATGCTATTTGCGTTTGCGGCTTTATTCCTAAGGCCGCAATCTGCATTTTCACAAAACGACCTTAAACGAAAGATCGATAGCGTAGTGAGCGGGTTGGAAAACATGAAATTTCAAGAAAAACGTTCATCTTACTTCGATATCTGTGATCTTATCATGCGTGCCGGCGGAAATAAAAGAGAAGAACTTTTCAATTATGCCATTTCCAGGGATAGCTCCGAACATGCACGAATGGTATTCTATGAAACCTACTCTAAAGTTTTTTCGCGCAGAGGACAAACCGATGAAGCTCTTGAGCTCAAAGAAATGGGATTGGAACTCGCCGAGAAACTAAAGGACATTGAATATGAAATTGTCTATCACAACGATATAGCCAATTTATATATTTACCAGAACAAGCCCGATAAAGCACTTTTTCATATTAATAAAGCCGAATTGCTCGCGCAAGAAGACAAGTATAAACATTACAATACGAGCGTTTATTACAACCGTGGCCTGCTGAATAATATTCTGGGGGATCACGAAGAAGAGCGATTAAGTTACTTGAAGATGTGGGAATATGCCGAAGAAATGGAGAACACCTCACGAAAGCGATTCCTGTTATACATACTTGTGGATTTTTTAAGTCAGGTTGATCATCCCGAGGAGCTCGCAAAATTCACCGAAGTGCTTTCCGATCTATACGAGGAAGCTAATCCTAATATGCCTGAAGGGCATATGCCGATAAAGAGTATTTTCGAAAAGCGATCGGATCCTGTTAACATTCCTAAACTTAAAAAGTCTATCCGTATTAGCGATAGTCTAAATAGTTTGAACTCCCTAACATTTGCATCCATTGCCCTGGCAAAGACCTACGAAAAGATGGGGCAGCCTTACCAGGGAGTTCAGGTGCTTAAGAATATCGCCCCAAAGATCGATACCACCAATAAACCACAGTTAAAACTATATCTGGTTTCTGAATTGAGCCGACTCAATGCCGAAGCGAAAAATTTTGAAGAAGCCTTCACCTACCTCCGGGAAGAGACCAAATTAAGAGACAGTATTAAATCTGAACGCATGCAAAAGAACTTGGCCGAAATGGAGGTTAAATTCGATACCGAAAAAAAGGAACGTAAGATCGCACAGCAAGATCTTCAGCTTGAGAAAGAAGCCAGGCAGAAGAATATGATCTTTACAGGTCTTATCGCGCTTGGCGTATTGCTTATTATGAGTTTTTTCTTTTTCAGAAATAAACTAAAATATCAGCGAACCATAGCTGCCCAAACCGAAGCTATTCAGCAGCAGGAGATCAGGGAACTTCAGCAAGAAAATAAATTACTCGCATTAAATAGTATGATAGAAGGCCAGGAAGCCGAACGACTTCGAATTGCCAAAGATCTACACGATAGCCTGGGAGGGTTGCTCAGTACTGTGAAAGCTCATTTTACAACTATTCAGAAAGAAATAGAAGAATTGGAAAAACTCAATATAACCGAAAAGACCAACTCGCTTATAGACGAAGCCTGCCTTGAGGTTAGACGGATCTCTCACAATATGATGCCGCATGCCTTAAGCTTATCCGGATTAAAAGGTGCTGTACAGGATATTGCATCCAATCTTCAGGAAGAAGGCTATCTGGTAACTTTGGAGATTGAAGATCTTCCCTCCTTGGATAAAACACGGGAGGTAATGGTGTATCGGCTTATACAGGAGATCGTTGCGAATATCCGAAAGCACGCCGAAGCAAAATCTGTACTCATACAGGTATTGGCTCGCAAGAACGATCTCAATTTACTCATTGAAGACAATGGAAAGGGCTTCAACTTTGATCAAGCCTTGAAAAAAGGTGGGATAGGACTTAAAAGTATTAATAGCCGCGTACAGTTTCTGGACGGGCATATCGATTGGGATACTAAAGAAGGTGAAGGAACTTCGGTAAGCATTAAAATCCCTGCTGTGTAAATGAAAATATTTAGCAAACATATCACAAAGGTCACCCAACGTTTACTTCTACTTTGTACGCTGTTTGTTGGTTGCGAGCTTACGGCTCAATCGAATAAGGTGGAAGACAGTTTGAAGCAAGTACTTGCGGTCACTACCAACGATTCGATAAAAATGGATCTCTATAACGAATTGCGTAAAGCAACCTTTTATTCGGAGCCGGAAATTTCTAAAAATTATACCAGGGAATACCTGGAACTCGCCAAACGTGTACAGGATTCGTTTCGAATTGCCCTGGCTCAATACTATATGGGTAATGCCGATATAACATTGGGGAATTATAAGGAAGCCTTACCTAATTATCTGCTGGCGGCAAAGTATTTCGAATATTCGGGTGATCCCGGCAGGCTGAGCTCTGTGTACAATGGCATTGCCGCCGCCTACGAAAAACACGGCGTAGATTCACTTTCACTAAAGTATTTCGAGCTGTCCTACGAGATTAGCAAAGAACAAAATGATAGCCGGCGTATGGGTATTGCTCTAAATAACATTAGCAATATCTACCGAAACCGGGGTGACCTACAGACTTCAATCGAATACCTGGAAAGAGCCCGTAACCATTTGGCAGCGCCCCAATATGCCAAGTATTTTATCCCTATAAGTATTAATCTGGGGAATGGTTACGTAGATATGGAGCGAACCCAGGATGCTAAAAAGATCTTCGAAGCCACGCTTAAAACTATAGATTCGACCCAAGATATCCTTCATTACGGATCCCTGTTGCGCGGACTTGGAGGCGTGTATACCCAGGAAGGAAACAGCCGTAAAGGCCTGGCTTATTACGAACGCGCTTATAAGGCTTTTCTCGACCATGGGTTTTACGACGAACGCCTGGAAACCATGCCTTTCCTTATCGATGCATATTACGAGAACAAGGAGACCCTGAAGGGTATGAATTTGTTCTACGAGTATACAGAAGCCAAGGATTCGATCTTTAATTCGGAAAAGGAAAAAAACCTTACAGAGGCGCTTCAGAAATACGAAGCAGAAAAAAAGGACAAAGCCTTATTGGCCCAGGCCCTTACGATCGAAAAGAATACACGACAGAAGAACACCATCCTCATCTTACTTATATCGGCGGTTTCTATTTCCGTACTGCTGTTCTTGTTCTTCCGAAAACGCCTTCAGTACCAAAAAACTATTGCAAGCCAGAATGCCTCCCTCCAGCGGCAGAGGATTACCGAACTTCAGCAAAAGAATAAATTACTGGCCCTAAGTAGTATGATCGAAGGCCAGGAAGCAGAACGACTTCGAATTGCAAAGGATCTTCACGACAGTCTGGGAGGGCTGCTAAGTACTGTTAAGGCTCATTTTACAACAATTCAGAAACAAATACATCAATTGGCCAATTTCAATCTTACAGAAAAGACCAATACACTCATAGATGAGGCATGCATTGAAGTGCGGCGGATCTCACATAATATGATGCCGCATGCCTTGAGTATTTCCGGATTAAAAGGTGCACTAGAAGATATTACACAGAACCTGAAGGAAGACGGGTATGATGTTACCCTGGAAATTAAAAATCTTCATCCGGAAATGGAAAGCACCAAAGAAGTAATGATCTACAGATTGGTTCAGGAAATAGTGTCTAATATCCGCAAGCATGCCGGTGCTAATACTATCCTGCTGCAGTTGATCGGGTTTAAAAATGAAGTTAATCTAATTATTGAAGACAATGGCCAGGGATTCGATTATAGGGAGGCTGTTTTAAAGAATGGGCTCGGAATTAAGAGTATAAATAGCCGGGTTGACTTTCTGGATGGCGCCATAGAATGGGACTCCAAGCCGGGAAATGGCACTTCAATAAGTATAAATATACCGTTATGATACAGGTCTTTATAGTTGATGATCATAAAATGGTCATAGAAGGATTACAATTGTTACTTCAGAATGAAGAGGACATCACTGTAATAGGATCCGCCCTTAGTGGGAAAGACGCTTTAGAGCAAATTGATATCAAACAGCCCGATGTGGTATTGCTGGATATCAATATGCCCGACATGAACGGCATTGAAACCTGTAAAGAGCTCATTGCGCGTCATCCAGATCTGAAGATCGTGGCGATTTCGATGCACAAGGAAAGCAGCCTGATTAAATTGATGCTTTCCAGTGGCGCAAAAGGTTATGTATTAAAAAACGCCGGACAGGATGAAGTGATAGAGGCCATAAAAATGGTGAACGATGGTAAAATGTACCTGGACGACACGGTAAACGAGATCGTGGTGAACAGTGTGGCGAATGGCAACGAGTCTAAACAGCGCAGTCCATTCCCCACCTTGTCGCGGCGCGAGAAAGAAATACTACAATTAATACTAAAGGAACACACTACGCATGAGATAGCAGAGAAGTTGTTTATCAGCTTCGGAACCGTAGAAACTCACAGACGAAATATGCTTATTAAGACAGGGGCGAGAAATACTGCCGGCCTGGTACGAATAGCACTTGAATACGAATTACACACATAACCTCTAAAATAAAGATCATGAAAAATTTAGTTCTCATAATTGCAACCGCGTTTTTGCTGGGATGTGCTTCGGAAACCGAAAAGAACAGCCTGGACAGAATAGCCGACATTTACGACGCCAAAACCTCATATTCCAAAGGATTTAGTAGTTCTGCGGGGACCGAAACCGTAAGGAATTTTACCGCAAAAATTTCGGAGAGTGACCTTATCGACAGTTTAAACCCAAATGTTACCTCCGCCAATATTGCTTTATTGGTATACCAGGGATTTGAAGATGATGAGAAAGGGAAGTACAATTTCATCAATGTTGAAATGTTGAATAAAAAAGGGGATACTGCAGATTATACCTATCCTTTAGATGTATTGAAGAAATTAAACAGGAAGTCGGAAGTATACACAACCTTCTCACAGAGCCTGATGGACAGTGATGCTGCCACAATTGATAATATAAGAAATGAGAATTCTATTGCTCCTCCCATAGGGGAACGAATTATCATAACCATGGGTGAGTATAAGGAGAAATACGGGTCGCTTATTGCGTACCAGCCTTTTGGTGTTGCTGAAGTGAGTGATGCTCAGGGTGCTGCGTATCAGTTTCAGTCGTACCTGGTTTTCAGCAGCGGAAAGAAAATACCGTATCTGGTGGTGGTAGACACCGCACCAGATCTCAATAAGCTTGAAGGTTTTAGATTCTTTGAATAAAAAATAAGCCCCTGAAGAACAGGGGCTTTACTATTTTTTGAACATTTAGTCAATAAATCCGCCAGGGTTATTATCCCAGAATACCTGGTCGGTAAGCTGACGCTGTTGGATGTTCGGGTTGTTTTCTACCTCATCAACAGGATATCTGTACCCTCTTGGGAACGCACCTGCTGCTGTTATAGGAGACTGCAGGGTTGGGAATCCTGTTCGTCTGTATAGGTTGTATACTTCTACACCGTTACCCCAGGAAGCAAGGAATGCTTCTCTTGCGATAATGGCAAGTTTTCCGTTGTTGTTGGCTGCGTTGTACTCTGCAAGTACACCTGCTACGTAGTTGTCCTTATCGGCTTGAGTCATTTCGAAACCGTCTGTTGCGGCACTTCCTACGAAGTCGTCTACCTTATCCAGGCTTAGACGGATCCCGTCTGCCAGTAAGTTAGCCGCGTTACCGTTGGTTCCAAGAGTAAGGGCTGTTTCGGCCAATAAGAATTTTGTATGAGACGCCAGGTAGATAGGTAATATACCAGCACCACCCAGGTTGTTCTCTGTAGCTCTTGCCTGTGCAAACTCGTCTCTATCGAAGGCTCCACCACCCGGGTAGATACCAAAGGTAGTACGCTTGAATCCGTCGTTTGGAATACCAGCATCATCGGTATGGTCACGACCCCAGTAAAGATTTCCAACATAACAGTAATCGTATCGGGCATCTCCGGCACATGGCAGGTCTGAACCTGATGGTGGGGTGGAGGTTTGACGATACAGGTAGTAACGTGTTCTTGGATCGATCGTTCCTGTTTCGATAAAAGGAGGTTGATCGTCACCTGCATTTAACAGGTCAAGGAAGTTGTTACTCATATACGATCCGGCTCCTGCTGCAAGATATCCCGTGGTAAAGAAGGGGTGTCTTGATTCTACAGGATCCTGAACATCAGAATATCCAAAAGTGAAATCTTCTGAAGAATTATCGATAATACTACCGTTAGCCGTTGAGTTGATCCCGGCCGTTGCTCTGGCAGGATCGGTAAGGCGAAGGTTGTTATAAGCACGAAGCTTTAAAGTGTTCGCCAGGGCGATCCAGTTATCAGCATCGAAATCTCCGAAATAAAGATCGGTTGTTGGCTCGATAAGCCCACCAGCCTGAAGGTTGGCAATAGCTGCATCAAGTAACTCTAACTGCGCATCGTATACCGACTTGGCAGGATCTGTATTTGGATTTGGAAATTCTTCCGGCTTGTTGGCCTCAGAGTAAGGAACATCGTTCACATAATCAACCAATAGCATATAGGCAAATGCCTCGATCACCTGAGCCACACCCAGGTGGTTGGTAAGACCTTCCCCACCGTTTTCAAGGTCCACGTTGTGAAGCCCCTCGATAAGGTCGATGTTTCCAAACATCTGGTAAGATTGTTGCCACTCGGTAATAAGTGTGTTCTCATCAATGGCCCCGTTGTATGCTCCAAACAAGTTGGTCATACGCGTAGAACTCATAGAAGGTCCGTTGTAACCATTCCAAACGTTACGTGCAAAAGTAAGCTGCACGTCGTTCAGGATGAAGTTAGGATCTGCGTTCTCAGACCCAACAACGTTAGGGTTATCTAGTAATTCTAACTCCACCGTGTCACAGGCAGTGAAGAAAAGGAGGGTGGTAAGAATGAATGAGATTTTAAGTATGTTTTTCATAGTAAAATTTTTGCGTTCAGTAATAGAACAGTTAAGGATTAAAAATGATACCTCGCATCGTAAAAAAAATTTTTATATAAGTTTACAGCTGGAAATTGCAGCTATGAACAAAGAGAAAGATACTTGTAAGGAAGAGGTTTTTAATACTCTTTACCGCGATCATGCGCAGTCCTTGCACAATTTCCTATATTTTAAGACTACCAATAAAGACCAATCGCATGATATTACGCAGGAAGCTTTTATAAAACTTTGGAACAATTGTAAAAAAGTAAGTCCCGAAAAAGCAAAGTCCTTTTTATTCACTGTGGCAAATAATTTATTTCTGAATGCGATCGCGCATCAAAAGGTGGTGCTGAATTTTAAAAAGTCGAAAACTACTGTGATCAACGAACAATCCCCAGAGTATTTAATGGAAGAGAAAGAATTCGAAGCCAGACTCAATAAGGCGATCGCCGATCTTACTGAAGTGCAGCGAACCGCCTTTTTATTAAGTCGGGTAGAAGGAAAAAAATACAAGGAGATTGCCGAAATATTAGGTATTTCGGAAAAAGCGGCCGGCAAGAGGATAC includes the following:
- a CDS encoding response regulator transcription factor, giving the protein MIQVFIVDDHKMVIEGLQLLLQNEEDITVIGSALSGKDALEQIDIKQPDVVLLDINMPDMNGIETCKELIARHPDLKIVAISMHKESSLIKLMLSSGAKGYVLKNAGQDEVIEAIKMVNDGKMYLDDTVNEIVVNSVANGNESKQRSPFPTLSRREKEILQLILKEHTTHEIAEKLFISFGTVETHRRNMLIKTGARNTAGLVRIALEYELHT
- a CDS encoding SusD/RagB family nutrient-binding outer membrane lipoprotein, whose product is MKNILKISFILTTLLFFTACDTVELELLDNPNVVGSENADPNFILNDVQLTFARNVWNGYNGPSMSSTRMTNLFGAYNGAIDENTLITEWQQSYQMFGNIDLIEGLHNVDLENGGEGLTNHLGVAQVIEAFAYMLLVDYVNDVPYSEANKPEEFPNPNTDPAKSVYDAQLELLDAAIANLQAGGLIEPTTDLYFGDFDADNWIALANTLKLRAYNNLRLTDPARATAGINSTANGSIIDNSSEDFTFGYSDVQDPVESRHPFFTTGYLAAGAGSYMSNNFLDLLNAGDDQPPFIETGTIDPRTRYYLYRQTSTPPSGSDLPCAGDARYDYCYVGNLYWGRDHTDDAGIPNDGFKRTTFGIYPGGGAFDRDEFAQARATENNLGGAGILPIYLASHTKFLLAETALTLGTNGNAANLLADGIRLSLDKVDDFVGSAATDGFEMTQADKDNYVAGVLAEYNAANNNGKLAIIAREAFLASWGNGVEVYNLYRRTGFPTLQSPITAAGAFPRGYRYPVDEVENNPNIQQRQLTDQVFWDNNPGGFID
- a CDS encoding RNA polymerase sigma factor, yielding MNKEKDTCKEEVFNTLYRDHAQSLHNFLYFKTTNKDQSHDITQEAFIKLWNNCKKVSPEKAKSFLFTVANNLFLNAIAHQKVVLNFKKSKTTVINEQSPEYLMEEKEFEARLNKAIADLTEVQRTAFLLSRVEGKKYKEIAEILGISEKAAGKRIHDALEALREQIEKI
- a CDS encoding tetratricopeptide repeat-containing sensor histidine kinase, with product MKIFSKHITKVTQRLLLLCTLFVGCELTAQSNKVEDSLKQVLAVTTNDSIKMDLYNELRKATFYSEPEISKNYTREYLELAKRVQDSFRIALAQYYMGNADITLGNYKEALPNYLLAAKYFEYSGDPGRLSSVYNGIAAAYEKHGVDSLSLKYFELSYEISKEQNDSRRMGIALNNISNIYRNRGDLQTSIEYLERARNHLAAPQYAKYFIPISINLGNGYVDMERTQDAKKIFEATLKTIDSTQDILHYGSLLRGLGGVYTQEGNSRKGLAYYERAYKAFLDHGFYDERLETMPFLIDAYYENKETLKGMNLFYEYTEAKDSIFNSEKEKNLTEALQKYEAEKKDKALLAQALTIEKNTRQKNTILILLISAVSISVLLFLFFRKRLQYQKTIASQNASLQRQRITELQQKNKLLALSSMIEGQEAERLRIAKDLHDSLGGLLSTVKAHFTTIQKQIHQLANFNLTEKTNTLIDEACIEVRRISHNMMPHALSISGLKGALEDITQNLKEDGYDVTLEIKNLHPEMESTKEVMIYRLVQEIVSNIRKHAGANTILLQLIGFKNEVNLIIEDNGQGFDYREAVLKNGLGIKSINSRVDFLDGAIEWDSKPGNGTSISINIPL
- a CDS encoding ATP-binding protein — its product is MLSTNQLFFVMLFAFAALFLRPQSAFSQNDLKRKIDSVVSGLENMKFQEKRSSYFDICDLIMRAGGNKREELFNYAISRDSSEHARMVFYETYSKVFSRRGQTDEALELKEMGLELAEKLKDIEYEIVYHNDIANLYIYQNKPDKALFHINKAELLAQEDKYKHYNTSVYYNRGLLNNILGDHEEERLSYLKMWEYAEEMENTSRKRFLLYILVDFLSQVDHPEELAKFTEVLSDLYEEANPNMPEGHMPIKSIFEKRSDPVNIPKLKKSIRISDSLNSLNSLTFASIALAKTYEKMGQPYQGVQVLKNIAPKIDTTNKPQLKLYLVSELSRLNAEAKNFEEAFTYLREETKLRDSIKSERMQKNLAEMEVKFDTEKKERKIAQQDLQLEKEARQKNMIFTGLIALGVLLIMSFFFFRNKLKYQRTIAAQTEAIQQQEIRELQQENKLLALNSMIEGQEAERLRIAKDLHDSLGGLLSTVKAHFTTIQKEIEELEKLNITEKTNSLIDEACLEVRRISHNMMPHALSLSGLKGAVQDIASNLQEEGYLVTLEIEDLPSLDKTREVMVYRLIQEIVANIRKHAEAKSVLIQVLARKNDLNLLIEDNGKGFNFDQALKKGGIGLKSINSRVQFLDGHIDWDTKEGEGTSVSIKIPAV